In Streptomyces sp. NBC_00414, a single window of DNA contains:
- a CDS encoding MmoB/DmpM family protein, translating into MTVPDTGTRTDAEAEKLVGPVIRGIDGDLAEAVAAAIERDNPGSEVVVDDQAGYVRISVPRRCVLTRDSLEEELGRAFPLSGLEPALAAFAGRLKQTDDQLVWYLERQD; encoded by the coding sequence ATGACCGTACCCGACACCGGCACCCGCACCGACGCCGAAGCCGAGAAGCTGGTGGGGCCCGTGATCCGCGGTATCGACGGCGACCTCGCCGAGGCGGTGGCCGCCGCGATCGAACGGGACAACCCCGGCTCCGAGGTGGTCGTCGACGACCAGGCCGGATACGTACGGATCAGTGTCCCCCGGCGTTGTGTGCTGACGCGCGACAGCCTGGAGGAGGAGCTGGGCCGGGCGTTCCCGCTGAGCGGACTGGAGCCCGCGCTGGCGGCGTTCGCCGGGCGCCTCAAGCAGACGGACGACCAGTTGGTCTGGTACCTGGAGAGGCAGGACTGA
- a CDS encoding toluene-4-monooxygenase system B family protein, which translates to MALFPLQAVFDGDFVVLLVPVDDTDPMTVVADKVAHHVVDRRVAAQDRPLRVRHDGRTLPDDATVVSAGMKPLDVVEVGYAS; encoded by the coding sequence ATGGCGCTGTTTCCCCTGCAGGCCGTGTTCGACGGGGACTTCGTGGTGCTGCTGGTACCGGTGGACGACACGGACCCGATGACGGTGGTCGCCGACAAGGTGGCCCATCACGTGGTCGACCGCCGGGTGGCGGCGCAGGACCGCCCGCTACGGGTCCGGCACGACGGGCGGACGCTGCCCGACGACGCCACCGTGGTGAGCGCGGGAATGAAGCCGCTGGACGTGGTGGAAGTGGGGTACGCGTCATGA
- a CDS encoding acyl-CoA dehydrogenase family protein, with translation MHLEYTPEQQRLRTELRSYFAELVPDGAHALPRRPEGGGGVPDDDPAVQKRFYRDTIRRLGSDGWLGVGWPKEYGGRGLTPMEQFIFFDEAAQAGVPLPLMALNTVGPTIMRFGTDEQKAYFLPKILSGEIDFAIGYSEPDAGTDLAALKTRAVREGDEESGHYTVDGQKIWTTNGDTADWVWLAVRTDPDAPPHKGITMLLVPTSDPGYSCTIINTLASHDTTASYYENIRVPVSRRVGEENKGWRLITNQLNHERVTLAAHGTMAIRALHDVQRWAMETKLADGRRVVDLPWVRRSLARTHIRLDAMKLLNWQMVNAVHEGTLTPQDASAVKVYGSEARRDAYASLMEVVAAAGALKEGSAGAVLHGALERGYRSAVIFTFGGGNNEIQREIISWIGLGMPRVRR, from the coding sequence GTGCATCTCGAATACACGCCGGAGCAGCAGCGGTTGCGCACCGAGCTGCGCTCCTACTTCGCCGAACTCGTCCCGGACGGCGCGCACGCCCTCCCTCGTCGCCCTGAGGGTGGGGGAGGAGTCCCGGACGACGACCCGGCCGTACAGAAGCGCTTCTACCGCGACACCATCCGCCGGCTCGGCTCCGACGGCTGGCTCGGGGTGGGCTGGCCGAAGGAGTACGGCGGGCGCGGTCTGACGCCGATGGAGCAGTTCATCTTCTTCGACGAGGCCGCCCAGGCCGGCGTACCGCTGCCGCTGATGGCGCTGAACACGGTCGGTCCGACGATCATGAGGTTCGGCACGGACGAGCAGAAGGCGTACTTCCTGCCGAAGATCCTCTCCGGTGAGATCGACTTCGCGATCGGCTACAGCGAACCCGACGCGGGCACGGACCTGGCCGCCCTGAAGACGAGGGCGGTCCGGGAGGGCGACGAGGAGAGCGGCCACTACACGGTCGACGGGCAGAAGATCTGGACGACGAACGGCGACACCGCCGACTGGGTGTGGCTCGCCGTCCGCACCGACCCCGACGCACCGCCGCACAAAGGCATCACCATGCTCCTCGTGCCGACCTCCGACCCCGGCTACTCCTGCACGATCATCAACACCCTCGCCTCGCACGACACCACCGCCAGCTACTACGAGAACATCCGCGTCCCCGTCTCCCGCCGCGTCGGCGAGGAGAACAAGGGCTGGCGGCTGATCACCAACCAGCTCAACCACGAGCGCGTCACACTCGCCGCCCACGGCACCATGGCCATCCGCGCCCTGCACGACGTCCAGCGCTGGGCCATGGAGACCAAGCTCGCCGACGGCCGCCGTGTCGTCGACCTCCCCTGGGTGCGCCGGAGCCTCGCCCGGACCCACATCAGGCTCGACGCGATGAAACTCCTCAACTGGCAGATGGTGAACGCCGTCCACGAGGGCACCCTCACCCCGCAGGACGCCTCCGCGGTCAAGGTGTACGGGTCGGAGGCCCGCCGTGACGCGTACGCCTCACTCATGGAGGTCGTCGCCGCCGCGGGCGCGCTCAAGGAGGGCTCGGCGGGCGCGGTGCTCCACGGCGCGCTGGAGCGCGGCTACCGCTCGGCCGTCATCTTCACCTTCGGTGGTGGCAACAACGAGATCCAGCGGGAGATCATCTCGTGGATCGGCCTCGGGATGCCGAGGGTGCGGCGCTAG
- a CDS encoding NADP-dependent oxidoreductase — protein MRVITQQSLGGPEVLTIVDAPEPRPLPSEVLVRVRAIGLTAWQGLVDLGGVTEGDRVLVHGGGGGVGHVAIQIAKALGAHVITTAGGSKRRFVEGLGADEVIDYTAVDFTEAVRDIDVVLDTIGGDTVERSLKVLRPGGHLVTAVAEEDAELIAGYEAAGMRFSGIAVDPDPVALRGLVELVEQGRLRVHVQETFPFERVADAHRLLDAGHLQGKLVLTV, from the coding sequence ATGCGAGTCATCACCCAGCAGTCGCTCGGCGGTCCCGAGGTGCTCACGATCGTGGACGCGCCCGAGCCCCGGCCCCTCCCCAGCGAGGTCCTCGTCCGCGTCAGGGCGATCGGGCTGACGGCATGGCAGGGCCTCGTGGACCTCGGCGGCGTGACCGAGGGCGACCGCGTCCTGGTCCACGGCGGTGGTGGCGGGGTCGGCCACGTCGCGATCCAGATCGCGAAGGCGCTCGGCGCTCACGTGATCACGACCGCCGGCGGGAGCAAGCGGAGGTTCGTCGAGGGGCTCGGCGCCGACGAGGTGATCGACTACACGGCGGTCGACTTCACGGAGGCGGTCCGCGACATCGACGTCGTGCTCGACACGATCGGCGGCGACACCGTCGAACGGTCGCTGAAGGTGCTCCGCCCCGGTGGTCACCTGGTGACGGCGGTCGCCGAGGAGGACGCGGAGCTGATCGCCGGGTACGAGGCGGCCGGCATGCGCTTCAGCGGTATCGCGGTCGACCCCGATCCGGTCGCCCTGCGAGGTCTCGTCGAACTCGTGGAACAGGGCAGACTCCGGGTCCATGTGCAGGAGACGTTCCCGTTCGAGCGCGTCGCCGACGCACACCGGCTGCTCGACGCCGGTCACCTCCAGGGCAAGCTCGTACTCACCGTCTGA
- a CDS encoding right-handed parallel beta-helix repeat-containing protein encodes MLTGTALSVVLAAAVTPAPAAAASTIVVAVDGNDSAAGTLGQPLRTIQKAVDRAQPGDVIAVRGGTYALTDNITISASGTASQPISLGAYQGERVVVDGEQLPASHTPVGGSIPRAERGAIHQEASWWKVSGLEIVNGPYGYYCDGCGNNVFSRLTTHDNYESGFQLQGASAGNQILNLDSYGNRDPRKNGESADGLAIKEGSGTGNVVRGARLWNNVDDGYDAWKFTSPIVVENTIAYGNGFNRWGFPDFAGDGNGFKLGGGSPAPSVAHTLRNSVAYRNAAHGVTDNGNPGALALSRDTTFRNAGTGFDADGSGGTAVLTANLSVADARAAALGVGTTSSGNSWDLGGTWGESSVVSTDTGAVTGPRTPDGSLPPARDFLVPRDGTSIGARF; translated from the coding sequence ATGCTCACAGGGACAGCGCTGAGTGTCGTACTGGCGGCGGCGGTGACCCCGGCTCCGGCGGCGGCCGCGTCGACCATCGTGGTGGCCGTCGACGGGAACGACTCCGCCGCGGGCACACTCGGACAACCGCTGCGGACCATCCAGAAGGCCGTCGACAGGGCGCAGCCGGGCGACGTCATCGCCGTGCGCGGCGGCACCTACGCCCTCACCGACAACATCACCATCTCCGCCTCGGGAACGGCGTCGCAGCCGATCTCCCTCGGCGCGTACCAGGGTGAGCGGGTCGTCGTCGACGGCGAACAGCTGCCGGCCAGTCACACACCGGTCGGCGGCAGCATCCCGCGTGCCGAGCGCGGCGCGATCCACCAGGAGGCCTCCTGGTGGAAGGTCTCCGGCCTGGAGATCGTCAACGGGCCGTACGGCTACTACTGCGACGGCTGCGGCAACAACGTGTTCTCCCGTCTCACCACGCACGACAACTACGAGTCCGGCTTCCAGCTCCAGGGTGCCTCCGCCGGCAACCAGATCCTGAACCTGGACAGTTACGGCAACCGCGACCCGCGCAAGAACGGGGAGAGCGCCGACGGGCTGGCCATCAAGGAGGGCAGCGGAACGGGCAACGTCGTGCGGGGCGCGCGACTGTGGAACAACGTGGACGACGGTTACGACGCCTGGAAGTTCACCTCGCCGATCGTGGTGGAGAACACGATCGCGTACGGCAACGGCTTCAACCGCTGGGGCTTTCCCGACTTCGCGGGCGACGGCAACGGCTTCAAGCTGGGCGGTGGCAGTCCGGCCCCGTCGGTGGCGCACACACTGCGCAACTCGGTCGCGTACCGCAACGCGGCGCACGGCGTCACCGACAACGGCAATCCGGGCGCGCTCGCCCTGAGCCGCGACACGACGTTCCGCAACGCGGGCACGGGCTTCGACGCCGACGGATCGGGCGGGACGGCGGTCCTCACCGCCAACCTCTCCGTCGCGGACGCCCGGGCCGCCGCCCTCGGCGTCGGCACCACGTCCTCGGGCAACTCCTGGGATCTGGGCGGCACATGGGGCGAGTCGTCGGTCGTGAGCACGGACACGGGCGCCGTCACCGGCCCGCGCACGCCCGACGGCTCACTGCCACCGGCCCGGGACTTCCTGGTCCCCCGGGACGGTACGTCGATCGGCGCCAGGTTCTGA
- a CDS encoding winged helix-turn-helix transcriptional regulator: MSGFGPGGPFLADCPARLAVELIADKWSAVVLYGLSEGPVRHGELIGLIGGISRKMLTQTLRRLEAHGLVHRHAYVEVPPRVEYELTPLGATLIEPIHMLTEWARANGDAVLDALDAGPEPAASSD; encoded by the coding sequence ATGAGCGGTTTCGGTCCCGGTGGTCCCTTTCTCGCGGACTGTCCGGCGCGTCTGGCGGTCGAGCTGATCGCCGACAAGTGGTCGGCGGTCGTGCTCTACGGTCTCAGTGAGGGCCCGGTGCGCCATGGCGAGCTGATCGGCCTGATCGGCGGCATCTCCCGCAAGATGCTCACCCAGACGCTCCGACGGCTTGAGGCGCACGGACTCGTCCACCGCCACGCCTACGTCGAGGTGCCGCCCCGCGTCGAGTACGAACTCACCCCGCTCGGGGCCACGTTGATCGAACCGATCCACATGCTGACCGAGTGGGCGAGGGCGAACGGCGACGCGGTACTCGACGCGCTCGACGCCGGTCCCGAGCCGGCCGCCTCCAGCGACTGA
- a CDS encoding (R)-mandelonitrile lyase, with product MEFVKPRPTGKGPEDWFDGDVWFDVIQAGQEPSRLRANMVRFAPGARTAWHRHTVGQTLHVVAGTALVGTRDGVVFEAHPGETVTCPPGEEHWHGATADRFMQHIALWDGTAPDDDHPETTWLEHITDEQYDAPRTRAH from the coding sequence ATGGAGTTCGTGAAGCCACGGCCCACCGGCAAGGGCCCCGAGGACTGGTTCGACGGAGACGTCTGGTTCGACGTCATCCAGGCCGGCCAGGAGCCCTCCCGCCTGCGCGCCAACATGGTCCGCTTCGCCCCGGGCGCCCGTACGGCCTGGCACCGTCACACCGTCGGGCAGACCCTCCACGTCGTCGCGGGCACCGCACTGGTCGGCACCCGTGACGGCGTCGTCTTCGAGGCCCACCCGGGCGAGACGGTGACCTGCCCGCCCGGCGAGGAACACTGGCACGGCGCCACCGCCGACCGGTTCATGCAGCACATCGCCCTCTGGGACGGCACCGCACCCGACGACGACCACCCCGAGACCACCTGGCTGGAACACATCACGGACGAGCAGTACGACGCCCCGCGCACCCGCGCCCACTGA
- a CDS encoding AbfB domain-containing protein → MAALPTSALVVGGLPGLLGSAAAAAPPSGSATRYTIVPFLNSNDGTVNVYQSDDATDFRLLKASAYTPPANRIRDASIFKHTDGYYYVTYTTHTWQDTSTTIGFARSSDRSNWTFLYDYPVPITNLSRAWAPEWFVDSDGSVNILVSCSTTNDEWIFTPYRLRASNSALTAWSSPVALSGIGTNHIDTFVVRTGSTYHAFTKNETSKYIEYATASALTGPYTISRTGNWAGWGGTREGAALIQLDNGAWRIFFDGYGDGSYYYSDSYDSFATWSAPRALPGISGTARHFTVIKETVSGGVSLPTGVTRSIRSGNYTTRYWQDQSALLNLPVVTSSSTTAEKQASTFTVVAGLADGNGYSFRNSAGNYLRHWDFRGRFDANNGSSTFARDATFIARTGSATGSVRLESYNYPGYYLRHYNYQLRVDPSDGTDLFRQDSSFVAVNPL, encoded by the coding sequence ATGGCCGCCCTGCCCACCTCGGCGCTCGTCGTGGGCGGGCTGCCGGGTCTGCTCGGTTCGGCCGCGGCGGCCGCGCCGCCCAGCGGCTCCGCGACCCGCTACACCATCGTGCCGTTCCTCAACAGCAACGACGGCACGGTGAACGTCTACCAGTCGGACGACGCGACGGACTTCCGGCTCCTCAAGGCCTCCGCGTACACCCCGCCCGCCAACCGGATCCGCGACGCCAGCATCTTCAAGCACACCGACGGCTACTACTACGTCACCTACACCACGCACACCTGGCAGGACACCAGCACCACCATCGGCTTCGCCCGCAGTTCGGACCGGAGCAACTGGACGTTCCTGTACGACTATCCGGTCCCGATCACCAATCTGTCGCGCGCGTGGGCGCCGGAGTGGTTCGTCGACAGCGACGGCAGCGTGAACATCCTGGTGTCCTGCTCGACCACCAACGACGAGTGGATATTCACCCCTTACCGGCTCAGGGCCAGCAACTCGGCTCTCACGGCGTGGAGTTCACCCGTGGCGCTGTCCGGCATCGGCACCAACCACATCGACACGTTCGTGGTGCGGACCGGCTCGACGTACCACGCGTTCACGAAGAACGAGACGTCGAAGTACATCGAGTACGCCACGGCAAGCGCGCTCACGGGGCCGTACACGATCAGCCGGACCGGCAACTGGGCGGGCTGGGGCGGCACACGTGAGGGCGCCGCGCTGATACAGCTCGACAACGGCGCGTGGCGGATCTTCTTCGACGGGTACGGCGACGGCAGTTACTACTACAGCGACAGCTACGACAGCTTCGCCACCTGGAGCGCGCCCCGGGCACTGCCGGGCATCTCCGGTACCGCGCGTCACTTCACCGTGATCAAGGAGACGGTCTCCGGCGGGGTGAGCCTGCCGACGGGGGTCACCCGTTCGATCCGGTCGGGCAACTACACCACCCGTTACTGGCAGGACCAGTCCGCCCTGCTCAACCTCCCGGTGGTGACTTCCTCCAGCACGACCGCGGAGAAGCAGGCGTCCACGTTCACCGTCGTGGCGGGACTCGCCGACGGGAACGGCTACTCCTTCCGCAACTCGGCCGGCAACTACCTGCGGCACTGGGACTTCCGGGGCCGTTTCGACGCGAACAACGGCTCGTCCACGTTCGCCAGGGACGCCACGTTCATCGCCAGGACGGGCAGCGCCACCGGCTCCGTACGGCTGGAGTCGTACAACTATCCCGGCTACTACCTGCGCCACTACAACTACCAGCTGCGCGTGGACCCGTCGGACGGCACCGACCTCTTCCGGCAGGACAGTTCGTTCGTGGCGGTGAACCCGCTCTGA
- a CDS encoding helix-turn-helix transcriptional regulator yields the protein MGITEDFLSQAYARLRIGHSGAAGIRTRMRRNAMPSVSVDELDFNYEMSYAVTPLGKLSLCMVHEGTVADNTFHGVKDTYGPGDIALLAPPDLPYSGRICGTRYNVTLLDPHLLNQVADPEPSGGPVRLTGHRPHSRGAADQLKRLIVHLRDHVISDPALCEEPLVVSAGAQMLAASVLAAFPHSARTDPAAQDSKDAHSRTLRRATAYIDDHAAEPITVADIAAAAHVTVRALQYAFRRHLDTTPTAHLRWVRLAHAHRELRSAHPGTGATVTGIATRWGFHQPSRFAAAYRAAYGVLPSHTLNT from the coding sequence TTGGGCATCACAGAGGACTTCCTCAGCCAGGCGTACGCCCGCCTGCGCATCGGCCACAGCGGCGCCGCGGGCATCAGAACGCGTATGCGCCGCAACGCCATGCCGTCGGTCAGCGTGGACGAACTCGATTTCAACTACGAGATGAGCTACGCGGTGACACCGCTGGGCAAGCTCAGTCTGTGCATGGTTCACGAAGGTACGGTCGCGGACAACACGTTCCACGGTGTCAAGGACACATACGGCCCAGGTGACATCGCGCTACTGGCACCGCCGGACCTGCCGTACTCGGGGCGCATCTGCGGAACCCGCTACAACGTCACCCTGCTGGATCCCCACCTGCTGAACCAGGTCGCCGACCCCGAGCCGTCCGGCGGCCCGGTGCGGCTGACCGGCCATCGGCCGCATTCGCGGGGCGCGGCCGACCAGTTGAAGCGCCTCATCGTCCACCTGCGCGATCACGTGATCTCCGACCCCGCCCTCTGCGAGGAGCCGCTGGTCGTGTCAGCCGGCGCTCAGATGCTGGCCGCCAGTGTTCTTGCGGCCTTCCCTCACTCGGCCCGAACCGATCCGGCCGCACAGGACAGCAAGGACGCCCACTCGCGCACCCTGCGCCGGGCCACCGCCTACATCGACGACCATGCCGCGGAGCCCATCACCGTCGCCGACATCGCCGCCGCGGCCCATGTGACCGTTCGTGCTCTGCAGTACGCCTTCCGTCGCCACCTCGACACCACGCCCACCGCCCACCTGCGCTGGGTGCGCCTCGCACACGCTCACCGGGAACTGCGCTCGGCCCATCCCGGCACCGGCGCCACGGTGACCGGCATCGCCACCCGCTGGGGCTTTCACCAACCCAGTCGTTTCGCCGCCGCCTATCGCGCCGCCTACGGCGTCCTGCCCTCTCATACCCTGAACACGTGA
- a CDS encoding alcohol dehydrogenase catalytic domain-containing protein: MRATFMYGPGDVRVENLPDPVVVEPTDAIVRITLACVCGSDLHPYHSMDRTDEGVPMGHEFLGVVEETGSEVTGLKRGDFVVSPFAFADNTCPICRDGFHTACPHGGWYGAGGVGGAQAEAIRVPQADGTLVKLPAEVDAALLPSLLALSDVYLTGYHAAHMGRVEPGKTVTVIGDGAVGLSAVLASRRMGAERIILMGRHTFRTDLGREWGATEVVAERGEEGIAEVMDLTGGAGSHIVLEAVGLMPAYEQAYGIVRPGGIISRVGVPQYEEAPVGFGSLFGKNAGLTGGPAPVRAYIEQVIPDVLEGRIDPGRVFDAEVGLDRVADAYQAMDDRSRLKVAVRP, encoded by the coding sequence ATGCGTGCCACCTTCATGTACGGCCCCGGCGACGTCCGGGTCGAGAACCTGCCCGACCCGGTCGTCGTCGAGCCCACGGACGCGATCGTCCGGATCACCCTGGCCTGCGTCTGCGGCTCCGACCTGCACCCGTACCACTCGATGGACAGGACCGACGAGGGCGTGCCCATGGGGCACGAGTTCCTCGGCGTCGTCGAGGAGACCGGGTCCGAGGTGACCGGTCTGAAGCGCGGTGACTTCGTGGTCTCCCCGTTCGCCTTCGCCGACAACACCTGTCCGATCTGCCGGGACGGCTTCCACACCGCCTGTCCGCACGGCGGCTGGTACGGCGCCGGTGGTGTCGGGGGCGCGCAGGCCGAGGCCATCCGCGTACCGCAGGCCGACGGCACCCTGGTCAAGCTCCCCGCGGAGGTGGACGCGGCACTGCTGCCCTCGCTGCTCGCCCTGAGCGACGTCTACCTCACCGGCTACCACGCCGCCCACATGGGCCGGGTCGAGCCCGGCAAGACCGTCACCGTGATCGGCGACGGCGCCGTCGGTCTGTCCGCGGTGCTGGCCTCGCGCCGCATGGGCGCCGAGCGGATCATCCTCATGGGCCGCCACACCTTCCGTACCGACCTGGGCAGGGAATGGGGTGCGACCGAGGTGGTCGCCGAACGCGGCGAGGAGGGCATCGCCGAGGTGATGGACCTGACCGGCGGCGCGGGCTCCCACATCGTCCTGGAGGCCGTCGGCCTGATGCCCGCCTACGAGCAGGCGTACGGCATCGTCCGGCCCGGCGGGATCATCTCCCGCGTCGGCGTGCCCCAGTACGAGGAGGCCCCCGTCGGCTTCGGCTCCCTGTTCGGCAAGAACGCCGGCCTCACCGGCGGCCCCGCCCCCGTACGCGCCTACATCGAGCAGGTCATCCCCGACGTGCTGGAAGGCCGCATCGACCCGGGCCGGGTGTTCGACGCGGAGGTCGGCCTGGACCGGGTCGCCGACGCGTACCAGGCCATGGACGACCGCAGCCGCCTCAAGGTCGCGGTACGCCCGTGA
- a CDS encoding helix-turn-helix transcriptional regulator: MASEQHSVGEELGRFLRARRTQTSPRSAGLTPGPGVRRTPGLRREELATLAGVSIDYYTRMERGKETRPSPAVVDALARALQLDDAEHEHLRDLAVHAARRTSRPAPAPSRTVRPQLRLLLETVRPSPAYVVSRSMDVLAHNPGGLALYAGIEEWPSTRRNLGRYLFLHPAAREVLPDWDNQIRHCVARLRALAGTDPDAPDLTQLVGELLLKSPAFAGLWERYDVTGRKVTTKTFQHPQVGRITLAFQGMALEGTPGHRLGVYTAEPGTPDHDAMLLLDMTATRTEPAPSQQNR, encoded by the coding sequence ATGGCATCGGAGCAGCACAGCGTCGGCGAGGAACTGGGGCGCTTCCTGCGCGCCCGCCGCACCCAGACCAGCCCTCGGTCGGCGGGCCTCACTCCCGGCCCCGGGGTGCGCCGCACCCCGGGACTGCGCCGCGAGGAGCTGGCCACGCTCGCCGGAGTCAGCATCGACTACTACACCCGCATGGAACGCGGCAAGGAGACCCGCCCCAGTCCCGCCGTGGTCGACGCCCTCGCCCGCGCCCTGCAACTCGACGACGCCGAGCACGAGCACCTGCGCGACCTGGCGGTCCACGCCGCCCGCCGTACGTCCCGACCCGCTCCGGCCCCCAGTCGTACCGTGCGCCCGCAGCTGAGACTGCTGCTGGAAACGGTGCGCCCGAGCCCGGCCTACGTCGTCAGCCGCAGCATGGACGTCCTGGCCCACAACCCCGGCGGCCTCGCCCTGTACGCGGGCATCGAGGAGTGGCCCTCCACCCGGCGCAACCTCGGCCGTTACCTCTTCCTCCACCCCGCCGCCCGCGAGGTCCTCCCCGACTGGGACAACCAGATCCGCCACTGCGTCGCCCGCCTGCGCGCCCTGGCCGGCACCGACCCGGATGCCCCCGACCTCACCCAGCTCGTCGGCGAACTACTCCTGAAGAGCCCGGCCTTCGCCGGACTGTGGGAGCGCTACGACGTCACGGGCCGCAAGGTCACCACCAAGACCTTCCAGCACCCCCAGGTCGGCCGGATCACCCTCGCCTTCCAGGGCATGGCCCTCGAAGGCACCCCCGGCCACCGCCTCGGCGTCTACACCGCCGAACCGGGCACCCCCGACCACGACGCCATGCTCCTGCTGGACATGACCGCCACCCGCACCGAACCGGCGCCGTCCCAGCAGAACCGGTAG
- a CDS encoding aldo/keto reductase, which yields MKHIKLGDLQVSRIGLGAMGMSHGLTGAGSDDAESIRTIHRAVDLGVTLIDTAEIYGPYINEELVGQALKGRRDQVVLATKFGMIDHGGAGAWNLDSGPANIRTSVEGSLKRLGTDHIDLYYQHRVDPKTPIEETAGAVAELVAEGKVRHFGLSEAGPDTVRRAHAVHPVTAVQSEYSLWTRGIEDRVLPVLRELGIGLVPFSPLGHGFLTGTVRSEDDFEEGDFRRGNPRFTCENFRRNLALADEVQAIAAEVGATPAQVAIAWLLAQGDDIAPIPGTKRVIRVEENTAADALQLGPEVLAKLSGLPPAAGDTHTEAGLRMLER from the coding sequence ATGAAGCACATCAAGCTCGGTGACCTACAGGTCTCGCGCATCGGCCTGGGCGCGATGGGCATGTCCCACGGTCTGACCGGCGCGGGAAGCGACGACGCGGAATCCATCCGCACCATCCACCGCGCCGTCGACCTCGGCGTCACGCTCATCGACACCGCGGAGATCTACGGCCCCTACATCAACGAAGAGCTCGTCGGACAGGCCCTCAAGGGGCGCCGTGACCAGGTCGTGCTCGCCACCAAGTTCGGCATGATCGACCACGGCGGTGCCGGCGCCTGGAACCTCGACTCCGGGCCCGCCAACATCCGCACATCCGTGGAAGGCTCCCTCAAGCGGCTCGGCACCGACCACATCGACCTCTACTACCAGCACCGGGTCGACCCGAAGACTCCCATCGAAGAGACCGCGGGAGCCGTCGCCGAACTGGTCGCCGAGGGCAAGGTCCGTCACTTCGGCCTGTCCGAGGCAGGCCCGGACACCGTCCGCCGCGCGCACGCCGTCCACCCCGTCACCGCCGTGCAGTCCGAGTACTCGCTGTGGACCCGCGGGATCGAGGACCGGGTCCTGCCCGTCCTGCGGGAACTGGGCATCGGCCTGGTGCCGTTCTCGCCGCTGGGCCACGGCTTCCTCACCGGTACCGTCCGCAGCGAGGACGACTTCGAAGAAGGCGACTTCCGGCGCGGCAACCCGCGCTTCACCTGCGAGAATTTCCGCCGCAACCTGGCACTCGCCGACGAGGTCCAGGCCATCGCCGCGGAGGTGGGTGCCACACCCGCGCAGGTCGCCATCGCCTGGCTCCTCGCCCAGGGCGACGACATCGCCCCCATTCCCGGAACCAAGCGCGTGATCCGAGTCGAGGAGAACACCGCCGCCGACGCTCTCCAGCTCGGCCCCGAGGTCCTGGCGAAGCTCTCCGGCCTCCCGCCGGCCGCCGGAGACACCCACACCGAAGCGGGCCTGCGCATGCTCGAACGCTGA
- a CDS encoding four-helix bundle copper-binding protein gives MSVTELQELVRFLEDRFACAQACTECARVCALRASLADLDGPEDQQLIRHKGILCAEVCDTTCRFLAEQVTQSEDSMRVQVEWCRTVCLETAGVLDLDPGSEESAQSCRDCARACSEFLTRLR, from the coding sequence GTGTCAGTAACAGAGCTGCAGGAACTCGTTCGTTTCCTTGAGGACCGGTTCGCCTGTGCGCAGGCCTGCACCGAGTGCGCACGGGTGTGTGCCCTGCGCGCGAGCCTCGCCGACCTCGACGGCCCCGAGGACCAGCAACTGATCCGGCACAAAGGCATCCTGTGCGCGGAGGTCTGCGACACGACGTGCCGTTTCCTGGCGGAACAGGTCACGCAGTCCGAGGACTCGATGCGTGTCCAGGTCGAGTGGTGCCGCACCGTGTGCCTCGAAACCGCCGGCGTTCTCGACCTCGACCCCGGGTCCGAGGAGAGCGCACAGTCCTGTCGCGACTGTGCCCGCGCCTGCTCGGAGTTCCTCACCCGGTTGAGGTGA
- a CDS encoding Rieske 2Fe-2S domain-containing protein, whose protein sequence is MNDAPVQWFDVPEAEGLWEGDLVDAEVAGEQVLVVHHLDGTFSAYQGACPHQEFPLSYGKWDEEAGTLTCSGHGWEFDLNSGAGINPSGCRLYRYPVRATDGGAVRIGIPRDGESHYNRCREA, encoded by the coding sequence ATGAACGACGCCCCGGTGCAGTGGTTCGACGTGCCGGAGGCCGAAGGGTTGTGGGAGGGCGATCTCGTCGACGCGGAGGTCGCCGGTGAGCAGGTGCTCGTCGTGCACCACCTCGACGGAACCTTCTCCGCCTACCAAGGGGCTTGCCCGCACCAGGAGTTCCCGCTGTCCTACGGCAAGTGGGACGAGGAGGCGGGCACGCTGACCTGCTCCGGACACGGCTGGGAGTTCGACCTGAACTCCGGCGCGGGCATCAACCCGTCCGGCTGCCGGCTCTACCGGTACCCGGTCCGGGCCACCGACGGCGGTGCGGTGCGGATCGGGATCCCGCGGGACGGCGAGAGCCACTACAACCGCTGCCGAGAAGCGTGA